In Pseudomonas sp. PDNC002, the DNA window CGCGCGTAGCCAGCACGGCGGCACGCACTTCATCGTTGGCGGCTTGCTTGCCGTGCAGGATCAGCAGGGCCCTGGGTTGGGTCATGATTGGCTTCCTCGCGAATGGTCGATTGGGCGTCAAGTAATGGACCCAGAGTAGCGCGGGAAAATTTCGTCGCTTTTTATCACTGAATCAGGAATGGGCAGCTCAGGCCGGGTAGCCGGTGATCTCCCGAATGCTCTGGTACAGCGGTTTCAGCTGCTTGTACATGCGCTGGTAAACCTCGTTGTACAGCCGCTCGTAGGTCCGCTGCGCCTCGGGGTGCGGATGGAAGACATCGCCCACGCGGGTCATGGCGGCGATGGCGCTGGTGAAGTCCGGATAGAGCTTGAGCCCCACCGCGCAGTCGATGGCCGCGCCCAGGCCGGAAGCCTCGTAGACGTGCGGGCGCTCCGCCGGCAGGCCGAAGATGTCGGCGGTAAGCTGCATCGCCGCGTCGCTCTGCGAACCGCCGCCGGCCACGCGCAGGCGCTGGATGTGGGTGCCGGAGCGTTTCTCGATGCGCTCCTTGCCCTGGCGCAGCGCGTAGGCCAGGCCTTCGAGAATGGCGCGGTAGATGTGCGCGCGGGTATGCACGTCGCCGAAGCCGATGATCGAGCCCTTCGCCTCCAGCCCCGGTTCGCGGATGCCCGGCGTCCAGTACGGTTGCAACATCAGGCCCATGGAGCCGGCGGGCACGCTGTTGACCAGTTCGTCGAAGAGCTTTTCCGGCTCGATACCCAGCTCCTCGGCGCGCTGCATTTCGCGCAGGCCGAACTCGCGCTTGAACCAGCTGACCATCCAGAAGCCGCGGTAGATCATCACCTCGGTGTTGAAGTGATCGGGGATCGCCGCCGGGTACGGCGGGATCAGCGGGATGGTTTCCAGGTAGCGCGAACGGGTGGTGTTGATGGTCGCGGTGGTGCCGTAGGACAAACAGGCCACCGTCGGGTCGATAGCGCCCGCACCGAGCACTTCGCAGGCCTTGTCGGCACCGGCAGCGATCAGCGGCAGGCCTTCGGGAATACCGGTCAGGCGGCTGGCTTCGGCGGTGATCTCACCCAGTTTTTCGCCCGGCTTGAACAGCTCCGGCAACTGCTCACGGCGCACATCCAGCGCCTGCCACTTCCAGTCGCGCGGCGCGGCCCACTGCAGCTTCTTGTAGTCGAACGGCAGGTAGGCGACGCTGCAGGCCACCGAATCCACGTAGCGCCCGCACAGGCGCTGGGTGAGGAAGCCGGAGAGCAGCAATACCTTGTGCGTGCGCTGGTGGATGTCCGGCTGCTGCTGGGCGACCCAGTTCACCTCGGCCTGGGTACGGAAGTAATCCACCGCACCCTGCGCGCCCACCAGCTTGAACAGCCAGCCCCAAGGCCCCTTGATCGACTCGCCCAGCTCGGCGCGACGCTGGTCCAGCCAGATGATCGCCGGGCGCAGCGCCTGCCCAGCTTCGTCGACGTGGATCACCGTGCCGCGCTGGGTGGTCAGTGACACACCACGGATGCGGCTGCGGTCGATGTCGACGCTGGCCCACAGGCGCTTGCAGGCTTCGCCCAGCTGCTCCCAGTAGTAGTCCGGATGCTGCTCGGCCCACCCCGGCTGCGATGAGAAATACGCTTCCAGCTCGACCTTGCCCTTGCCCACCAGGTTGCCCTGGAGGTCGAAGAGCAGCGCGCGCACGCTCTGGGTACCGTTGTCGATGGCCAGCAGGTAGTTGTTGTTATTCATGGGGCTCTTGGTCAATGGAGAGTCGGTCAGTGCGGAAGGCTGTAGCTGCGACGCC includes these proteins:
- a CDS encoding FGGY-family carbohydrate kinase; translated protein: MNNNNYLLAIDNGTQSVRALLFDLQGNLVGKGKVELEAYFSSQPGWAEQHPDYYWEQLGEACKRLWASVDIDRSRIRGVSLTTQRGTVIHVDEAGQALRPAIIWLDQRRAELGESIKGPWGWLFKLVGAQGAVDYFRTQAEVNWVAQQQPDIHQRTHKVLLLSGFLTQRLCGRYVDSVACSVAYLPFDYKKLQWAAPRDWKWQALDVRREQLPELFKPGEKLGEITAEASRLTGIPEGLPLIAAGADKACEVLGAGAIDPTVACLSYGTTATINTTRSRYLETIPLIPPYPAAIPDHFNTEVMIYRGFWMVSWFKREFGLREMQRAEELGIEPEKLFDELVNSVPAGSMGLMLQPYWTPGIREPGLEAKGSIIGFGDVHTRAHIYRAILEGLAYALRQGKERIEKRSGTHIQRLRVAGGGSQSDAAMQLTADIFGLPAERPHVYEASGLGAAIDCAVGLKLYPDFTSAIAAMTRVGDVFHPHPEAQRTYERLYNEVYQRMYKQLKPLYQSIREITGYPA